In the Microtus ochrogaster isolate Prairie Vole_2 chromosome 21, MicOch1.0, whole genome shotgun sequence genome, TATTTCATATCCGACATGAAAGgtgactttttaatatatttattctccCCCGTATGGCTATAGTGAATCAATACAGTAAGTAATCTATCCCAGTTCGTAgcacttcattattcatacaatTTTTACTTGAATTCTCTTGGACCTTGAACCCACTCAGTGGGAAAGAGGGCCTGGGTAATTGAGCAAAGTTGCAAACTCATAAATATCAGTTTGGGATGAAGCAAACCCAGGCTTCCTGACTCAATGCATCGTAAGAAGAGACCTGGAAGGAATCCATCTCACATGCTTCAACCTATTTTCATATGCCCTTCCCAAGACTTATACTAGCTCTCAACATCAggcttaaattttaaaagtatactgGACATAAAATCTTCTAGAGAATGTTTACCGTCGGTGGCTATGTTACCCTCGGTCAGGGCGAGAGTAAAACTGTAATCTGAAATAGCTGATCATTTATTTGAAAAGCCATCAGAATCAAGAAGGGGAATTTAGCTTCAACAAGAAATGCAATTCAAACTACTTAATCTGAAGAAGAGTAGATTCATTTTCTGAAATACTTCTGGAAGTTCATGGGAAGTGAACCTTAACACAATGACCAAGAGTCATTGCTGTGAAGTAGGACAACATTATGGTTTCTTAAATTTTGGTTAAACAAGGATGTCTCCGTTGTGATCTGGGCTATGGGGAAGGGTGCTGGATATAACAGGAGTGATTTAAGAGTCCTCATAAAATCATGGGATATAAGAATAAGACTCTAGGACACTTAAGTAATGCAGCTTTCATAATGTCCCTAGGTCCCAAATTAAAATACCAGAGACTATGGCAATTAGCACAGGGACCACTTATTTGCAGTTTAAAATGGAAGTTTGCAATTCTGCATCCTTTTCTTTCGTAGCAGTatccaaggaacaaaacactGCAGTCGACGGTGCTCTTTGCAAGTCCATATTGTGTTGTGGGGTTGTTTCATAAATCTTTCttgcattaaaaatatttgtgagtctttttttttttgtttggtttttcgagataggatttctctgtagctttggtgcctgtcccggaactagctcttgtagaccaggctggcctcagactcccagagatctgcctgcctctgcctcctgagtgctgggattaaaggtgtgcgccaccactgcccggctatttgTGAGTCTTTAAACTAACTTTTCATAATACACTCATAAAGTAAACTGTATTTTAACTATCTTGAGGAGCTCAGAAGCAGACACGCTGAGATGACCGCTCTCCATGGTTGACAAGACTTTTTGTTAATCAGTACATCTCACCATGCAGAGTCCTTCAGCGTGTCTCATAAAGCAGTGGCACCtgattatatttctaaaaatctgGAAAATATTGTATTTCACAATCATTTAGATTATAGACATATGGTAAATTTTGAATCTATaaactgaaagagagagaagacttgGTCGAAAGGTACACAAGTTCTTGGTAAGAAATGGTGACACTTTAGGTATAATcctttttagaataaaaaaaatcaggtgaacTAAAAATATGCTAAGGTTCCTTAAGATTTTCACAGAGgataaataatgttttctttttctgaataaaTACCTTTCATTTTTCAGAATATATGCTATAAGCACAAGAAACCAAGTTTAGAAGTCCCCACAATATTCTCCTACACGCTAAACTTAGGAGCAGCTATTGCTGAAGATGAAGGGAGAGTGGAGTTGAATTCCTGGCAGCCTGTCTGGGTGGCAGGGTTATCTGTGCCATGTGATAGTCCTGGCACACGATCAAGGTGATCGCCCAGAGAATGTCCCAGGGATCACACTCGCTTACAGTAAGGGCTCTGGAGAATCTCTGCAGCTAGGACCTCCCTAGTCTTACACTGCAGCTAGGACCTCCCCAGTCTGACTTACACTGCAGctgggaacccccccccccgagtcTGTCTTACACTGCAGCTGGGACCTCCTCAGTCTGTCTTACACTACAGCTAAAACCTTTTCAGTCTTACACTCCTAGGTTCACTTAGTAAATTTCTACACTATCTTTAATTCCTTGACGTGTATCTATGtgtgaaaagaaaagcattcatgAGGGCTCTTTAACAAGAGAAACTTTTACAAGGAATGCCTAGAAAGATGTTCTCtccatcagtgtgtgtgtttatgttataCTGCTTCATGATCAGTAAAGGCAGGAAAATAACATACATAGCATACTTGGCTGAGACATGAGTAAAAATCACATTATGTGATGATCACAAAAAGATGGGAAAATATAAAGGCGAGACAACACACACAGCAATCAATTTCAAAACCAAATAGATACGCACATATGAGATGGATATTTTGAGATCTACCATCGAATTCTCCTAGAACTTATGCAGATGGCCTAAACCATGCGCAACCACAATAGAATGAATCTCAATCTCCCTTCAAATAAACGGCAGcgccaaaggaaaaggaaactgatAATCTCGTGTGTCTTCTCTTGCGAAGAACTACAGTCATcgtgagggctggggagatggttcagttagtACAGTGCTTGtgtttgaccccccccccccagaaaccAGGTTAAAAGTGTAGATCTGGGCCTGGAGCACTTGTAACCAGCATGCTGGAGATCCCAGAGAGATGGACCCCTGTACCTCACCAGCTACCCAGACTAGCCTATGGGCAATTCCagatcaatgagagaccctgtcccaaaataaaaaaaaaaaaaagttgactccACCTGAGAAACAACACCCAGAGTTGTTAGGTGGTCTCCAGACATGTGCGCacatacaagtatatatatatacctgcacacatgagtgtacacacacatgcaagtatatacacatccacacatatgtatacacacacacgcacacatacaagcatatacatacccacacatgtgtatatacacactcacacacatgcgtatgcacacacatacaaataaatacatatccacatactgtatacacacatacacaagaattaCAAGCATCAGTATTCTATTTAACTCATAAAACATTAGTGACACTTAATTTAAATGGCACACGTTGGCTCCATCATGGGAAAAGCATGAATTGGTAATGACATAAAGGTACAGAGTTGGTAGACGTTATGAATGTACAAGAGGCTAAACATAGGTGAAGTGAAACAGGCAAGTGAGGATACACGAATGGACAGTGTTAATATGCCAAGTTTAGTCTGGGAACAAGAGAGCAGCCTTTTCCCCCCTcgccttccttttcttcccacagcCGGTCTCCACCGGTGACTTCCCCTCTGCTCAGTACCTGCGAAGGTCTAGGACTCTTACCTGGGGCCCATCTTCATGTTCCACCAGCTAACAGCCAGCACGAGGGACAAAAGCTCAGCCTCATCTCTCTCCCTGACAGACCCCTCCGACCGGCGGTCTACactgcttcctgttcctgtgcCCCTGTTGTTCTGCCTCCTCTTTAACTGTGAGGTCTCTCTTCCCTCATTCCCTCTGTCCAGCTCCACTCAGCAATCTGTGAATGTCCCATATAAAAAAGTCTGacccccttcctccattcctaGAACAGTCTCCACAAATCCCATTCTGTTCTCTGACATGGTACAGCAGCTAACTACCAGGCCTCTCCTTCCCACCAGACTGTAACACTTCTTGTCTTATCATTATGAGTCCAATATCTAACATGGTTTGTCACCCCAAAGGGTGCTCACACTTAGTCACGGAATGAATGAAGGTTAAAAGTTAAGTAGCTTTGGGCATATTAAGTTTCCCACTTTAGAACACCACCAAGTAAAGCCGACTATGTTAAGAGAATTCCCACAGTGGATAAGGTCTGTGATTTGCGGCCTGGCTTTTATGAGAGACAGGAGGCTGTCTCCACACGTTCCTTCCTAATCGCCCCATCGCAATGACTCTTCACATAGCTTTCTATACTACATGGCAATCAGCATGGATGGACCTGAACCAGCTAAATCTTTTCATCAGTTGGACTTCCTAAAAAGATGGCCCAGGCTTGAATGTCAGCCTAAAAGATAATAATTGAGGCTCAGAACTGGTAGCagtgctcttgcggaggacccaggtttgagtcccagtacaCACACGGTGACTCCCAACCAGCTGCGATACCAGGTCTAGGGattccagtgctctcttctgacccaAGTGAGCAGAGACACagtatatattacatacacaaaCGCAAAAACACTcacgcacacaaaataaaacaaatctttaaagagatGTAAGAATTCATGTGACTTACTGAACACATCTCCCCTGGGTTTCTGAGGGTCTGTCTGTACCCCACTGTCAGCCGTAGTCACTTGAGGAGATGTCCTGGTGTCAGGAGCTACAGTCGTCAGTGTGGTGGGTGGCCTTTCTGGGGTTGGTGGTGGAGGCGGAGTGGTTCTGAGCTCTGTTggcagcgggggtgggggtggtggagtAGGCTGTGGTGTTGGGTTTGGTGTAGGTCTTGTTGTTGGCTTATGAGTGGGCCAACTGGTGATGACAGGAGGAATATATGGTGTCCTCAGGGGCCACCTAGTACTCCCAGCATCAGGAATCCGATTAGCATGTCCGCCATCACCCTTTGAGATTGTACCGTTTCTCTCTGGCCCGTGAACTGGACCTGAAGGCTCAATCATGACTTTGGggatatctgaaaaaaaaaatccaaagattaaattaatatgaaaatatttctctcttaaaaaaaaagtgcaacgGGAAACTGCGAACgaaacacatgcacagaaacaccTCATGCTAACGAGTCCTCTTTTTCCATTCTTGGCTATAAGACGCCATGGGATTTTCTGATAACAAATGTGTGTGCCTtaggaaacataaaaaaatattttggtgttTCTGTAATGAATATGTATTTCTGAAGCACAaaaatgttttcaacatttaCAAAGCAGTAGCAACAGAATGTTTCTCCCCAGATGTGGAAAGATTACATTTTTGTGAGAAACACTGTCTGTGCTGTGTTCCCCTCCTGCATGTGTGTTATGCAACTGTGTTTCAAACTCCACTAACTAGGCAGATACTGCCTCACCTACACCTTAGATGTATTCAactagtgcaaaaaaaaaaaatgagtcttttcCTCACATTTGCTAATTTATATTTGCTTtctaaaaatagattttcaaaattaaaaaatcatctgTATATTTCCCATTGATAATCTTCACCAAAAAGAATCAATATTTAATCTGCCTGGAATGATAATATTCCAGAGTAGGAATGACTTCACAACACTTCAAAAGCCCTTTAATCCACAGAATTTTATGCCCTGTGGTTTTTCAGTAAATGTTCTACTCGGGAAAAATTTCAAAGTTATCTAGTGTTACATGAAATGTGCAGTACATCACGGCCTCCGGTTTGTTGGGCTTTCATCTTCAGATGCTTGCATTTCGCATGTTTGTCTAGTAACCTACGACTCCAGAAACAACCTAAGAGCCAGGCGGTTTTAAATGTAGGGAAAATAAATACCGGAATTATTTccagtagaaaacaaacaaacagactacATCCCAATTATCATAACGCAATGCTAACAGTGGATGTTTATTGCAGATTCAACAAATTCCAGTGATTAGGGAGGAGCCCATCCTTTCTTTCTAGCTGAAAGGAAGCAACTCCCAGACTGTACTCGGGACATTCTACGGCTTTGAATGCTAGTTATAGGATAGGTTGATATTCGTAGGTATGAAAACCATGTCTTCAATGACTATTATCTCCCTCATCTTCTTCAGCAATGgccttcaccaaccccatactTCCTGAAGACGTGAGCAGGGCAGGatttactcacacacacagtgccgTCCGTCGCCCTCATAGCCATCTTTGCATTTACACTTGTAGGACCCGTGGACGTTGTAACATCGGGCAGAGCTGCTGCACTGGTGCTGCCCCAGGGCACACTCGTCGATGTCTGCATGGGGGCAGAAAAGCAAGTGGAGAGACACGTGACAACACGGAATGCACACCACGTGGGACAGAGGTCCACGTAAAACAGCGATGGTGAACGGAAGAGACACGGTACACATGTCTCCAGAATGGCGGGTGGGGAAGGTAGACATTGCTCATTTAATGCCTGTACCCCCTCTCCCCCCGCCCCATCCCCGCAATCCAGTTATCACCACAGCTGGAGACTTCTCAATGCTACCAGCAGAAAGCTTACACAGGAACGGGACAGTTCCATTACCATGACACTGGTATTTGCCTCCAATGTACATGAGGTCGAAACCAGCGTGACACTTGCAGATGTAACTCCCAAAGGTGTTGGCGCACTGCCTAAATCGAGGGCAGGAGACTCTTCCAGTAGCGCATTCATCAATATCTAGAAACGTAAGTCAATTGCATCTTAGGAAGGGCAAAGACAGGCACGTCATCGTAACGATATCCCCCAGCTACCGCAGGAACAGACGGGAATTCAGCATCTCCAGCTTTCAGCTCACCCTCagccccacaacacacacatcaagCTCTTCTTCTCTCACATGCAGCATTAGCAGATACTCTGCTGCGTCTACTTAGTTGCTTGAACTAGAAGCATGCATGCTACTAAGTCTTTCGCCAAACAGGTCTGGTAAAACGTCCTGTTCTACCCACAGAAAATGACTGGAACCAGTCTCGCTTCCTCCACCAGCCCATTCATGCCCACCACCTCCTGCTCTACACGGAGACAGGAAGTCATAAAACTGGACATTTTGCGGCCACTCCTATCTCCTCCAAACAACTTCACCTCTCGGCaggttctttaatttttttaaattattttctattatgaCTGTTCCGACTGTGTATACATATgggtaccatgtgcatgtctggtgcctgaggaggttcGAGGGAGTTaggtcccccagaactggagttacagatggttgtgagcataCTGTGAGTGCTCTTAGCtatctgcctctccagccccttgatgcATTCTTTATACACCTAATGGCCCAGGACTAACTTTAGAACTTCCCTAatgattattaataattatttcctAATTATTATTCCCGAATGATTATTTTCTAAGATGGACCCTTCCTGGCTTTGTTTCTCTAGATACCTTATTTAGTTCTTTTCCTAACTATCATAGCTAGTGTGTGGCTCAGTCAGCTTCAGAAAGTCCAAACTCCACATAATCTATACTGCCATCTCAATATTCTAGAACAATGCTAAGCCCTGTAGTCCAACACATGTACTAGTGTAGATTTAGTGAGCCGTTCAGCTCCACCGTTCCCTTCTGTCTGGATTACAAAAACCGAGATCCACTTGTCCTGAACACAGTGCTCTGCTGGACTTCACTGTTGGTTTGCGCACACTTGGTTTCCCCTGTGCGGTGCTTCCTCCTGTCCTTCAGGTTTCAAAAGCAAGACTGTGTTGACCGGTTCACAGAAACCCTCTTCCAGCAGGTAGCTCCATACCTGACTAAGTAAAACTGCCTTCTTCTCCTATGTGTTCAATCCTAACCATCTACTGGCAGGTGCTTGATGACTGCACTCACCCACACAGGTCCTCCCATCGGGAGCTAGCTGCAGGCCAGGGGAAGGACACTGGCACCGGATTTGTCCTTTGACCACATCACAGCCGTACTGACAGTTTGCCATGGAACATGAATGGGCACCTGGAAAGAGAGTGACTGGCTGTCTCCGAGAGGCAGAAAGCACCTGTGACATAAGCACTTGTTTTCACGCGTCCTGCAGTTGGGGGCACTGATTCAACACTGGGCAGTCAATTAACCACCACCATTCTAAGGAGGGTGTAGCAGGGGTGAAGGATGACCTCCGAAACGGGATGACTGACAAGTGGCCCTGCCCATCATCACCTGGAGAAGccctttaatgttttaaaaggattggcaggcagggagagagctTTCTCTGACCTCTATCATTAAGGTAGAACTAAGGTCTTTCTCCAGATTACTCGAGTTAAATGCAAATCGTAACCAAGATACATGATTAACTGTCTCAATTACACATTAAAATTCTTTGTAGGACAAAAGAAGATTTCCTAGTGAGCCCCAAAACGTAAAGAGACTCTGGAATCATTGTCAAATGCAATTAGAGATCTACTTTCATCAAACAAAAGTTCCAGTGATGTCTGCATAGCACGAAACAAAATTAGCTACTATTGTTTTTATGTAAAATTCATCTTAGTTAATTGGTaataaggcaaaaataaaaatcaggtcGCTGCTTGTTGATTAGCATAGAAATCCAAGTTATTCGATTTTCAGCCGACAAAGAATTTGAGGGAAACgtccattttaaaaacacaaccaAGTGATAACAGGACACATCATACAATTCTCTTATAAAGATGCATACATGTAAGATTGACCCTCTGAGGCCTGGGGATGCACTCAGTTGCTAGACTGcgtgtctagcatgcatgaagagTCTAACTCTAATACCTCATAAAGGCAATCCTGGCAGtgcttgcctgtaatctcagcactcaggaggtggaggaaggaagattaGCCATTCAAGGTCACTATCAGCTGTATAGTAAGATGGAGGCTAACCTAGGATATGtgagaccctattttaaaaaagcaaacctcaATTTTTCTGATGTTGTATTCATTTTCACTTAAAGCAGTTTTTCTTCTtacatatttcttaaattatcctacgATTTATTATCAAGAATTATAAAAACATACTTGAAGGGATTTATGAACAGAGATGGTGGATTCTCTCTAAGCAAAGTCTCAGTTGTCATTAAATAGTCTTTGACCTGGAATGGTTCTTCTATACCCAGGGAGAACACTGGGATAAACATACTGAGAAAAGCATTAGAAAATGTGGTTCTTGCTCTAAACCCACTTATAAGCCCACCGATGCTGGCCTGTGCAGTAAGAGAATGTCGTGTCTATAAACGTACACCTCTCCTTTTGATCCTCAGATCCTCAGGCATGCATACAACCACAGGGACACATCCTGTCCAGTGGAGATGAAGAGGCAGGCTACCAAAGCATGTCAGAAATCAAGCCTAGGGCACTTAGACAACAGCTAGGATTCTTGACATACTTGAGCAGGACCCATCTGGCATAAGCATGTATCCGTTGAGACAATAGCACTTGTAGCTGCCGAACGTGTTCATGCACCTGTGCTTGCAGGGCCTCGGCTTCAGGCCGCACTCGTTTAAATCTGTAAAGAGTGggcatcaaaacagaaaaatcacaaaactcAGCAATGATGCGAAATGTTGAAAATGCTTCTCAATGTGGAACATAAGAGGGGGGAAAAGGGTCACGACAGTGAAATCATCCCTTCCACGACACATAAAGCCTGTGTGTACCATCTTAACATGAGCATCACACTAGGAGCAGCCGGATGTTGCAGGGACCATTATGGATATCTGATTCTCTGTGCCTGTCTGTAACCTCCACAAAGAGCAGCACCCTTGACCCAAGGGTGGCGGTGTTCGATTCTCTGGCTGCCATTAAGCTTCAACTACCTGTGGCCCTGCTATTAGGCACTTGTGATAATGGATTCTGCTCAAGAGGATACCACGTGACACTTTACACTCCATAGACAGCGtgcaaatattaaaacattagaaTGATTCGAACTTCTCCAGGACAGCTATGTTTCAGAGGGGAAAAACACTGCATGGATCCGACAGATCGTTACTGTGACTTTTCTTGTTCAGTTTGATAGGTTCTGTACTGACCTTGGATTAGAGAAAGTTTAGCTTCCTATTTTACTAATCCATTCAAATCACAAAACAAGTATTAAAGCCTCCCAATAAATTTTCATACATTTGGCGGTTAAGATGAGCCTGTGGAAAACACTAAGGGACAAAACAtcattatgtattttatgtttactgCTTTAAATATCAATGTGAAATTAATGAATTCCACGATATAAAAGTTTTCCAGCACAAATTGAAAACTGCCTCAAGTcaacataaaattcaaaatgacTTAAAACACTGAAATAGTAATGCCCATAACATAGacctcattaaaaagaaatgtgaccatatatttattttgtctggAAACAACAGCAGAAATGCCTTATTAGCATAATTTAATTATCAATCTATCTATGGTACTGAATAAAAATACTGATAATATGTCTAGCTTTAAAGTTGTTTCCAAATCTAATCAAAATTACATCTGACCTGCTCATTTAGAGGAGGTATGTAGTGTTTCACTGAGGCATCCAGTTGCATTACACTTTAAagtcaccaaataaataaaacatctaagGATATTTTCACATCTTACTGATTTTCCAACTTggtctttttttctccccttacCACAAGGTAAGCACATCGCCAGCTGGGCAAAGTCTGGAGAGGTCAGATAAACATAGCAAATACCTTTgtcatttcctgtgttttctgcaATTCTTTGCTTTATTGTCTTTTGCCCAAAGGTTTTCAAAACAGAATCacattaagcatttttttttaaaaaataatctctctGTGCTCATAGAAGATAGATACTTCGTAGATTATTCTATCAAAAACGTTGCCCCCCCCCCTCTGTTGAGTGAAGCAAGAATGTGTAGGATGGCCTGAGGGCAACGT is a window encoding:
- the Npnt gene encoding nephronectin isoform X2, with protein sequence MAVLLAAVLASSLYLQAAADFDGRWPRQIVSSIGLCRYGGRIDCCWGWARQSWGQCQPVCQPQCKHGECIGPNKCKCHPGFAGKTCNQDEPSYPTPLDQGSEQPLFQPPDHQATSVPSRDLNECGLKPRPCKHRCMNTFGSYKCYCLNGYMLMPDGSCSSAHSCSMANCQYGCDVVKGQIRCQCPSPGLQLAPDGRTCVDIDECATGRVSCPRFRQCANTFGSYICKCHAGFDLMYIGGKYQCHDIDECALGQHQCSSSARCYNVHGSYKCKCKDGYEGDGRHCVYIPKVMIEPSGPVHGPERNGTISKGDGGHANRIPDAGSTRWPLRTPYIPPVITSWPTHKPTTRPTPNPTPQPTPPPPPPLPTELRTTPPPPPTPERPPTTLTTVAPDTRTSPQVTTADSGVQTDPQKPRGDVFIPRQPSNDLFEIFEIERGVSADDEAKDDPGVLIHSCNFDHGLCGWIREKDSDLHWEPIRDPAGGQYLTVSAAKAPGGKAARLVLPLGHLMHSGDLCLSFRHKVTGLHSGTLQVFVRKHGAPGAALWGRNGGHGWRQTQITLRGADVKSVIFKGEKRRGHTGEIGLDDVSLKKGRC
- the Npnt gene encoding nephronectin isoform X4; this translates as MAVLLAAVLASSLYLQAAADFDGRWPRQIVSSIGLCRYGGRIDCCWGWARQSWGQCQPVCQPQCKHGECIGPNKCKCHPGFAGKTCNQDLNECGLKPRPCKHRCMNTFGSYKCYCLNGYMLMPDGSCSSAHSCSMANCQYGCDVVKGQIRCQCPSPGLQLAPDGRTCVDIDECATGRVSCPRFRQCANTFGSYICKCHAGFDLMYIGGKYQCHDIDECALGQHQCSSSARCYNVHGSYKCKCKDGYEGDGRHCVYIPKVMIEPSGPVHGPERNGTISKGDGGHANRIPDAGSTRWPLRTPYIPPVITSWPTHKPTTRPTPNPTPQPTPPPPPPLPTELRTTPPPPPTPERPPTTLTTVAPDTRTSPQVTTADSGVQTDPQKPRGDVFIPRQPSNDLFEIFEIERGVSADDEAKDDPGVLIHSCNFDHGLCGWIREKDSDLHWEPIRDPAGGQYLTVSAAKAPGGKAARLVLPLGHLMHSGDLCLSFRHKVTGLHSGTLQVFVRKHGAPGAALWGRNGGHGWRQTQITLRGADVKSVIFKGEKRRGHTGEIGLDDVSLKKGRC
- the Npnt gene encoding nephronectin isoform X3; translation: MAVLLAAVLASSLYLQAAADFDGRWPRQIVSSIGLCRYGGRIDCCWGWARQSWGQCQPLYVLRQRLARIRCQLKAVCQPQCKHGECIGPNKCKCHPGFAGKTCNQDLNECGLKPRPCKHRCMNTFGSYKCYCLNGYMLMPDGSCSSAHSCSMANCQYGCDVVKGQIRCQCPSPGLQLAPDGRTCVDIDECATGRVSCPRFRQCANTFGSYICKCHAGFDLMYIGGKYQCHDIDECALGQHQCSSSARCYNVHGSYKCKCKDGYEGDGRHCVYIPKVMIEPSGPVHGPERNGTISKGDGGHANRIPDAGSTRWPLRTPYIPPVITSWPTHKPTTRPTPNPTPQPTPPPPPPLPTELRTTPPPPPTPERPPTTLTTVAPDTRTSPQVTTADSGVQTDPQKPRGDVFIPRQPSNDLFEIFEIERGVSADDEAKDDPGVLIHSCNFDHGLCGWIREKDSDLHWEPIRDPAGGQYLTVSAAKAPGGKAARLVLPLGHLMHSGDLCLSFRHKVTGLHSGTLQVFVRKHGAPGAALWGRNGGHGWRQTQITLRGADVKSVIFKGEKRRGHTGEIGLDDVSLKKGRC